The Solibacillus sp. FSL W7-1436 genome window below encodes:
- the ltrA gene encoding group II intron reverse transcriptase/maturase, translated as MMLNQILERQNMIQALKRVEANKGSHGVDMMPVQTLRQHILENWETIKSQILNGTYEPQPVRRVEIPKPDGGVRLLGIPTVTDRLIQQAISQILSKEYDPTFSDHSYGFRPNRSAHDAVRKAKGYLKEGYRWVIDMDLEKFFDKVNHDRLMGTLAKRISDKPLLKLIRKYLQAGVMINGVISSTEEGTPQGGPLSPLLSNIVLDELDKELEKRGHKFVRYADDCNIYVKTERAGLRVMASVQRFIEGKLRLKVNEKKSAVDRPWNRKFLGFSFTNHKEPKVRIAKLSLVRMKKKIREITSRKMPYSIEYRIEKLNQYLIGWCGYFALADTPSIFKALDGWIKRRLRMCLWKNWKNPRTRVRNLIRLKVPYGKAYEWGNTRKGYWRISKSPILHRTLGNSYWESQGLKSLQVRYETLRYSS; from the coding sequence GTGATGTTGAATCAAATTTTGGAACGGCAAAACATGATACAAGCATTAAAGCGAGTAGAAGCGAATAAAGGAAGCCATGGAGTAGACATGATGCCCGTACAAACCTTACGACAGCACATCCTCGAAAATTGGGAAACCATAAAATCGCAGATTTTGAATGGTACCTACGAACCGCAACCAGTCCGTCGTGTCGAAATCCCGAAACCAGACGGCGGTGTGCGTCTATTAGGAATACCAACCGTGACGGACCGTTTGATTCAGCAAGCCATCTCGCAGATTTTATCAAAAGAATATGACCCAACATTTTCGGACCACAGCTATGGATTCCGTCCAAATCGGAGTGCTCATGATGCGGTGAGGAAGGCAAAAGGCTATTTAAAAGAGGGATACCGATGGGTAATTGATATGGATTTAGAGAAATTCTTTGATAAGGTTAATCATGACCGCCTAATGGGAACATTAGCAAAACGAATTTCAGATAAACCGTTATTAAAACTTATTCGTAAATATCTCCAAGCGGGTGTCATGATTAATGGAGTAATTTCAAGTACAGAAGAAGGGACCCCTCAAGGTGGTCCTTTAAGTCCGCTACTTTCTAATATCGTCTTAGATGAACTCGATAAAGAGCTAGAGAAACGAGGACATAAATTCGTTCGCTACGCAGATGATTGCAATATTTATGTGAAAACCGAACGTGCTGGATTACGGGTGATGGCAAGTGTACAGCGATTCATCGAGGGTAAACTTCGTTTAAAAGTAAATGAAAAGAAATCAGCAGTAGACCGTCCATGGAATCGTAAATTCCTAGGTTTTAGTTTTACGAATCATAAAGAACCGAAAGTTCGCATTGCGAAATTAAGTCTCGTACGAATGAAGAAGAAAATACGAGAAATTACCTCAAGAAAGATGCCTTATTCCATAGAATACCGAATTGAAAAGTTGAACCAATATCTGATAGGGTGGTGTGGATATTTCGCTTTAGCGGATACTCCTTCAATATTTAAAGCATTAGATGGATGGATTAAACGAAGATTACGTATGTGTCTATGGAAGAATTGGAAGAACCCCCGAACAAGAGTCAGAAATCTTATTCGTTTAAAAGTACCTTATGGGAAAGCATACGAATGGGGAAACACCCGAAAAGGGTACTGGCGCATTTCTAAAAGCCCCATATTACACAGAACCCTCGGCAATTCCTATTGGGAAAGCCAAGGGCTGAAAAGTCTGCAAGTTCGTTATGAAACTTTGCGTTATTCATCTTAA
- the phoU gene encoding phosphate signaling complex protein PhoU, translating into MIRERFEHDLIAVQQDLMELCDLSILALQESFKAFLKKDIDLALQVIDTDPKINRMEEIINDRVILLIAKQQPVATDLRRLIVVIKAASDMERIGDHAVNIAKESIRIGKAPFVTSVEPIEEMFHKTILMLRQIVDAFIEENTIKAKEIANLDDEVDELTGNTLSNLMKLSVSSEQVSQVTSLSYVCRCIERSADHATNIAEHLFYLVKGKHYELNN; encoded by the coding sequence ATGATCCGTGAACGTTTTGAACATGATCTAATAGCAGTTCAGCAAGATTTAATGGAACTGTGTGATTTAAGTATTCTTGCATTACAGGAATCTTTTAAAGCCTTTTTGAAAAAGGATATTGATTTAGCGTTACAGGTAATTGATACAGATCCGAAAATCAATCGGATGGAAGAAATAATTAACGACCGCGTAATTTTACTGATTGCAAAACAGCAGCCTGTAGCGACTGATTTGCGACGATTGATCGTTGTCATTAAAGCGGCATCGGATATGGAGCGAATCGGGGATCATGCGGTAAATATCGCCAAGGAATCGATTCGAATCGGGAAAGCGCCGTTTGTTACAAGCGTGGAGCCGATTGAGGAAATGTTCCATAAAACGATTTTAATGCTGCGCCAAATTGTCGATGCCTTTATTGAAGAAAATACAATAAAGGCAAAAGAAATTGCAAATCTTGATGATGAGGTCGACGAATTAACAGGCAATACGCTCAGTAATTTAATGAAGCTGTCTGTTTCGAGTGAGCAAGTATCGCAAGTAACGAGTTTATCTTACGTATGCCGTTGTATCGAACGCTCGGCAGACCACGCAACCAATATTGCCGAACATTTATTCTATCTTGTAAAAGGGAAGCATTATGAGCTGAATAATTAA
- a CDS encoding iron-containing alcohol dehydrogenase, which yields MYTAYCRTVQSSMRVGMKLMNWRKPELLQGENSLERLPELVKSLNLNRLLVITDEGIHKLGLMDMLLEGLQEQNIAFVVYDKTVPNPTFTNIEEALELYYAHHCEGIIAFGGGSPMDCAKAVAARIARPEKSLADLKGLFKVRKEMPPFFAIPTTAGTGSEGTIAAVVSNSETHEKFAIMDPVLVPHYAVLDPLLTIKLPPHITSTTGMDALTHAVEAYIGKSNTEETRKYAREAVILIFKYLVRAYEDGTDMKARTEMQRASYLAGLAFTRAYVGYVHAIAHTLGGFYQVPHGFANAVILPHVLRFYGESAARPLAELATIVGIGKITDSDEKKAQLFIEAIEELNNKMEIPRKITGIINRDVPLMVDRAIQEANPLYPVPRIVNKDEMFYLYQIIQE from the coding sequence ATGTATACAGCCTATTGCAGAACCGTCCAAAGTTCAATGCGTGTCGGAATGAAGCTTATGAACTGGAGAAAGCCGGAATTACTCCAAGGAGAAAACAGCCTTGAAAGATTGCCGGAACTTGTGAAAAGTTTGAATTTAAATAGGCTTTTAGTGATTACCGATGAAGGGATTCACAAGCTGGGGCTTATGGATATGTTATTAGAGGGCTTGCAGGAGCAAAATATTGCGTTTGTTGTCTATGATAAAACGGTTCCAAACCCGACTTTTACAAATATTGAAGAAGCGCTGGAATTGTATTATGCGCATCATTGTGAGGGCATTATAGCATTTGGCGGCGGGTCACCGATGGATTGTGCCAAGGCCGTTGCAGCAAGGATCGCACGACCTGAAAAATCACTGGCTGATTTAAAAGGTTTATTTAAAGTAAGAAAAGAAATGCCTCCGTTTTTTGCGATTCCAACAACTGCTGGTACGGGAAGCGAAGGAACAATTGCCGCCGTCGTATCAAACAGTGAAACACATGAGAAATTCGCCATTATGGATCCGGTACTTGTACCGCACTATGCTGTATTGGACCCGTTATTGACGATTAAATTGCCTCCGCATATTACATCAACGACAGGAATGGATGCCTTGACCCATGCGGTGGAAGCCTATATTGGAAAAAGCAATACGGAGGAGACGAGGAAATATGCCCGCGAGGCTGTTATTCTTATTTTTAAATATTTAGTACGCGCCTATGAAGATGGGACAGATATGAAAGCCAGAACGGAAATGCAACGCGCCTCGTATTTGGCAGGGCTTGCATTTACGCGGGCATATGTAGGCTACGTCCATGCCATTGCTCATACACTCGGCGGATTTTATCAAGTTCCGCACGGTTTTGCCAATGCGGTAATCCTTCCGCATGTACTCCGATTTTACGGGGAAAGCGCTGCGAGGCCGTTGGCAGAACTGGCAACAATTGTAGGCATCGGAAAAATAACAGACAGCGATGAAAAAAAGGCGCAATTATTTATCGAAGCAATTGAAGAATTGAATAACAAGATGGAAATTCCTCGTAAAATAACAGGAATCATCAACCGTGATGTGCCATTGATGGTGGATCGCGCAATACAAGAAGCGAACCCGCTTTACCCGGTACCGCGCATTGTAAATAAAGATGAAATGTTTTATTTATACCAGATCATTCAGGAATAA
- a CDS encoding NUDIX hydrolase: MTLHEQIKLYVPYNEQEAKDRDIILRAMATLSDVLTRNNEVLHFTASAFVFNPDRTRVLMAHHNIYNAWGWMGGHADGDPDLFKVAKKELMEEAGLPEAKAIQEDIISLDILPVIGHMKNGKYVAAHLHFNVTYIFEVEDEATFKAKLDENSEVGWIEISEVAEKCSEAHMIPIYEKIIEKVKKIGC, from the coding sequence ATGACCTTACATGAACAGATTAAACTGTATGTACCTTACAATGAACAGGAAGCAAAGGACCGGGACATCATTTTACGGGCAATGGCTACTTTATCGGATGTTCTGACACGAAACAATGAAGTTCTGCATTTCACTGCTTCGGCATTTGTGTTCAACCCGGATCGTACCCGTGTATTAATGGCCCATCATAACATATATAATGCATGGGGCTGGATGGGCGGTCATGCCGACGGCGACCCTGACTTATTTAAAGTAGCAAAAAAAGAGCTGATGGAAGAAGCAGGTCTTCCAGAAGCAAAAGCAATTCAGGAAGATATTATTTCGCTTGATATATTGCCGGTTATCGGTCATATGAAGAACGGGAAATATGTTGCGGCACATTTACATTTCAATGTGACGTATATATTTGAAGTTGAAGATGAAGCAACGTTTAAAGCAAAGCTCGATGAAAACAGCGAAGTCGGCTGGATCGAAATTAGCGAAGTTGCTGAAAAATGTTCGGAAGCGCATATGATTCCGATCTACGAGAAAATTATAGAGAAGGTCAAAAAAATCGGCTGTTAA
- the pstA gene encoding phosphate ABC transporter permease PstA — MRYIQEDLVMKRMNKRLISNKIWKIIFILATSFALVSLGMLLYRILTQGLGFLDINFITNFASRIPENAGIKAALVGSLWLMSVVAPVSIILGVSTALYLEEYAKQNKLNDFIRINISNLAGVPSIVFGLLGLTIFVRLFGFEKSILAAGLTMSLLILPVIIVAAQEAIRAVPNEQREASYGMGATKWQTIVRVVLPAAIPGILTGSILALSRAIGETAPLVVIGIPVILQFLPTDYLDTFTALPMQIFDWAKRPQEAFQYVASAGIIVLMVFLLTMNSIAIFIRNKFQKRY, encoded by the coding sequence ATGCGCTATATTCAAGAAGATTTAGTAATGAAGCGAATGAATAAACGTCTCATTTCCAATAAAATATGGAAGATTATTTTCATTCTTGCCACGAGTTTTGCCCTTGTTTCATTAGGGATGCTCCTTTATCGAATTTTGACGCAGGGGCTTGGTTTTTTAGATATAAATTTCATTACAAACTTCGCGTCACGTATTCCTGAAAATGCAGGGATTAAAGCGGCGTTGGTTGGCTCTTTATGGCTGATGAGCGTAGTTGCTCCTGTCTCGATAATTTTAGGTGTGAGTACAGCATTATATTTGGAAGAATATGCAAAGCAAAATAAATTGAATGATTTTATCCGTATCAATATATCTAATTTGGCAGGGGTACCATCAATTGTTTTCGGTTTGCTGGGATTAACAATTTTCGTACGACTGTTCGGCTTTGAGAAAAGTATTTTAGCGGCAGGTTTGACGATGAGTTTACTTATTTTGCCGGTCATTATTGTGGCGGCACAAGAAGCAATCCGCGCGGTACCAAATGAACAGCGGGAAGCATCATACGGAATGGGTGCGACAAAATGGCAAACAATCGTCCGGGTTGTGCTGCCGGCAGCTATTCCGGGAATTTTAACAGGCAGTATTTTAGCGTTATCCCGTGCAATCGGTGAAACAGCACCATTAGTCGTAATCGGAATCCCGGTAATATTACAGTTTTTACCAACTGATTATCTTGATACATTTACCGCATTGCCAATGCAAATTTTCGACTGGGCAAAACGTCCGCAAGAAGCGTTCCAGTATGTGGCATCTGCCGGAATCATCGTATTAATGGTTTTCCTGTTAACGATGAATTCCATTGCAATTTTTATCCGAAATAAATTCCAAAAACGATATTAG
- the hisS gene encoding histidine--tRNA ligase, with translation MNFKVPKGTQDILPGQSEKWQYVERVIRDLCDKYRYNEIRTPMFESTELFQRGVGDTTDIVQKEMYTFTDKGNRSLTLRPEGTASAVRAYVEHKMFGQADQPVKLYYTGPMFRYERQQAGRYRQFVQFGVEAIGSADPAIDAEVMALAMDVYTTLGLTDLKLVINSLGDKETRDAHRSALIEHFTPVVGELCGDCQSRLEKNPLRILDCKVDAKHPAMATAPALTNYLTDSSAEYFTKVKQYLDVLGISYEVDPNLVRGLDYYNHTAFEIMITGDGFGSITTLCGGGRYNGLVEDIGGPESPGIGFALSIERLLLALEAKNIELETGNNLEMYVVAMGEEAKLKAVELVSSFRAKGISADMDYLDRKMKAQMKAADRANAKFVIVLGESELEEQAVNVKTMETGDQTKVEFGQLVQYVLENK, from the coding sequence ATGAATTTTAAAGTACCTAAAGGAACACAGGATATTTTACCGGGTCAATCCGAAAAATGGCAGTATGTAGAACGTGTCATTCGTGATTTATGTGATAAATACCGCTATAACGAAATTCGCACACCAATGTTTGAGTCAACAGAACTATTCCAACGTGGTGTAGGCGATACAACAGATATCGTTCAAAAAGAAATGTATACATTTACGGACAAAGGAAATCGTTCGTTAACATTACGTCCAGAAGGAACAGCTTCAGCGGTACGTGCATATGTGGAGCATAAAATGTTCGGTCAGGCCGATCAGCCGGTCAAACTTTATTACACAGGTCCAATGTTCCGTTATGAACGTCAGCAGGCAGGCCGCTATCGCCAATTCGTTCAGTTTGGTGTAGAAGCGATCGGTTCGGCCGATCCGGCGATTGATGCGGAAGTAATGGCGCTTGCAATGGATGTGTATACAACACTCGGCTTGACGGATTTAAAGTTAGTCATCAATTCGTTAGGTGACAAAGAGACGCGTGATGCACACCGTAGCGCGTTAATCGAGCATTTCACTCCGGTCGTTGGGGAGCTTTGCGGTGATTGTCAAAGTCGTCTGGAGAAAAATCCTTTACGCATTTTAGATTGTAAAGTAGATGCAAAACACCCGGCAATGGCTACTGCACCGGCATTAACAAATTATTTAACGGATTCTTCTGCGGAATACTTCACGAAAGTAAAACAATATTTAGATGTGCTGGGCATCTCCTATGAAGTGGACCCTAACTTAGTACGAGGTCTTGATTACTACAACCATACAGCGTTTGAAATTATGATTACCGGCGATGGGTTCGGTTCAATTACAACACTTTGCGGTGGCGGTCGCTATAATGGTTTAGTTGAAGATATTGGCGGACCGGAATCACCTGGTATCGGATTTGCCCTGTCAATTGAACGATTATTATTAGCGCTGGAAGCAAAAAATATTGAGCTTGAAACGGGTAATAATCTGGAAATGTATGTTGTAGCAATGGGCGAAGAGGCAAAACTAAAAGCAGTGGAGCTTGTAAGTTCATTCCGTGCAAAGGGCATTTCAGCAGATATGGATTATTTAGACCGGAAAATGAAGGCGCAAATGAAAGCAGCCGACCGTGCAAATGCAAAATTTGTCATTGTACTAGGTGAGTCAGAATTAGAAGAGCAAGCAGTAAACGTCAAAACAATGGAAACAGGCGATCAGACAAAAGTGGAATTCGGTCAGCTTGTCCAATACGTTTTAGAAAATAAATAG
- the pstC gene encoding phosphate ABC transporter permease subunit PstC has product MALKQQEQVSVQQLIERSRNRKGKKVIEKLVPFGLFLAATISVLTTFGIVFTLIFETFEFFTRVSITDYLFGTEWLPFSGKEPLYGILPLIFGTFKITLIAIIVAVPFGLGAAIYLSEYASERVRKIIKPILEVLAGVPTIVYGFFALTFITPILQSVIPDLKIFNAISPGIVVGIMILPMITSMSEDAMSSVPRSIREGALGLGATKFEVAVKVVLPAALSGIVASVVLGISRAIGETMIVSLAGGSTPKFDFGFTDSIQTMTAYIVQVTTGDAGYGTTIYYSIYAVGFTLFIFTLAMNLLATYISKRFREEY; this is encoded by the coding sequence ATGGCTCTTAAACAACAGGAGCAAGTCAGTGTTCAGCAATTAATCGAGCGTTCGCGCAATCGCAAAGGAAAGAAAGTAATCGAAAAGTTAGTACCGTTCGGGTTATTTCTGGCAGCGACGATTTCGGTTCTTACGACGTTTGGGATTGTTTTTACACTAATATTCGAGACATTTGAATTCTTTACGCGAGTGTCGATTACGGATTATTTATTTGGTACCGAATGGCTGCCATTTTCAGGTAAGGAGCCGTTGTATGGAATATTACCATTAATATTCGGGACATTTAAAATAACACTGATTGCTATTATTGTAGCGGTGCCATTCGGTTTAGGCGCAGCCATCTATCTGAGTGAATATGCATCAGAACGCGTACGAAAAATCATTAAACCGATTCTGGAAGTACTTGCAGGTGTCCCGACGATTGTTTACGGGTTCTTTGCTTTAACATTCATAACACCGATTTTACAGTCGGTTATTCCCGATTTGAAAATTTTCAACGCAATCAGTCCTGGGATTGTTGTCGGAATCATGATACTTCCAATGATTACATCCATGTCCGAAGATGCGATGAGCTCAGTTCCAAGGTCGATTCGTGAAGGTGCGCTCGGGTTGGGTGCAACAAAATTCGAAGTGGCGGTTAAAGTTGTTCTGCCGGCCGCATTATCAGGAATTGTCGCTTCTGTCGTATTAGGTATTTCCCGGGCAATAGGTGAGACGATGATTGTTTCCTTGGCAGGGGGATCTACACCAAAATTCGACTTTGGCTTTACGGATTCGATTCAAACAATGACAGCCTATATCGTGCAAGTTACGACAGGCGATGCCGGTTACGGGACAACAATTTACTACTCAATTTATGCGGTAGGATTCACTTTGTTCATTTTCACGTTGGCGATGAATTTACTCGCAACATATATTTCAAAACGCTTCCGAGAGGAGTATTAA
- a CDS encoding phosphate-starvation-inducible protein PsiE, which produces MAKKVKEYKINPDRVEEALLIQNRMLIELFVQVLHEQLVIERPVLHERLENLIELSDNDRDLKDTLHALTQKL; this is translated from the coding sequence ATGGCGAAAAAAGTAAAAGAATATAAAATTAATCCAGACCGTGTGGAAGAAGCATTATTAATTCAAAATCGTATGCTTATCGAATTATTCGTTCAAGTTTTACATGAACAACTAGTAATCGAACGTCCTGTCTTACACGAACGTTTGGAAAACTTGATCGAGCTTTCAGACAACGATCGTGATTTGAAAGATACTTTACATGCTTTAACTCAAAAATTATAA
- the pstB gene encoding phosphate ABC transporter ATP-binding protein PstB, with product MGIETNQANVMQSNNFNLWYGDHHALKDINLEMKENEVTAIIGPSGCGKSTYIKALNRMVELVPIVRTSGEINYRGRNIFSNGYEVEELRTKVGMVFQKPNPFPKSIYDNIAYGPRIHGIKNKKILDEIVEKSLRGAAIWDEVKDRLNQNAYGLSGGQQQRICIARCLAIEPDVILMDEPTSALDPISTLKVEELVQQMKEQYSIVIVTHNMQQAARISDKTAFFLNGEVVEFDKTDIIFSTPSDQRTEDYISGRFG from the coding sequence ATGGGCATCGAAACGAATCAGGCGAATGTCATGCAGTCTAATAATTTTAATTTATGGTATGGGGATCACCATGCTTTAAAAGATATCAATCTGGAAATGAAGGAAAATGAAGTGACGGCAATTATCGGTCCTTCCGGATGCGGGAAGTCGACCTATATAAAAGCATTGAATCGAATGGTTGAACTTGTGCCGATTGTACGTACATCAGGAGAAATCAATTACCGTGGCCGCAATATATTTTCGAATGGCTATGAAGTGGAGGAGCTTCGCACAAAAGTCGGTATGGTATTCCAAAAACCAAACCCGTTTCCGAAATCAATCTATGATAATATCGCATACGGACCCCGTATCCATGGAATTAAAAACAAGAAAATTCTGGATGAAATTGTCGAAAAGTCACTGCGTGGTGCAGCAATATGGGATGAAGTAAAAGACCGCCTAAACCAAAATGCCTATGGTTTATCAGGTGGCCAGCAGCAGCGTATTTGTATCGCACGTTGCCTTGCAATCGAACCGGATGTCATTTTAATGGATGAGCCGACTTCAGCTCTTGACCCGATTTCAACATTAAAAGTTGAAGAACTTGTACAGCAGATGAAAGAACAGTATTCGATCGTCATCGTGACACATAACATGCAGCAGGCAGCTCGTATTTCCGATAAAACGGCCTTCTTCCTGAACGGGGAAGTCGTGGAGTTCGATAAGACAGATATCATTTTCTCGACACCATCAGATCAGCGTACTGAAGACTATATTTCCGGCCGATTCGGATAA
- a CDS encoding GatB/YqeY domain-containing protein, giving the protein MLKTIVFDQLKQAMKNKDVLAKGVLTLVKSALDAAEKEKGAELTPQEETAVINREIKQTNQSLEGAKQADRSDLIEKEEAKLVILKSFLPKQLTEEEISAELQAAGITSGMNMGDAMKIAKPLLDGKADGATISKVVKTLIS; this is encoded by the coding sequence ATGTTAAAAACAATTGTATTTGACCAATTAAAGCAAGCGATGAAAAACAAGGATGTATTAGCTAAAGGAGTATTGACTTTAGTGAAGTCCGCATTGGATGCTGCAGAAAAAGAAAAGGGCGCGGAATTGACGCCACAGGAAGAAACTGCTGTCATTAATCGTGAAATTAAGCAGACAAACCAGTCACTGGAAGGTGCAAAGCAAGCGGACCGTTCAGACCTGATTGAAAAAGAAGAAGCAAAATTAGTTATTTTAAAAAGCTTTTTACCAAAACAGTTAACAGAGGAAGAAATTTCAGCTGAGCTTCAGGCAGCAGGTATTACTTCAGGCATGAATATGGGTGATGCAATGAAAATTGCAAAGCCATTACTCGATGGAAAAGCAGATGGCGCGACAATTTCAAAAGTTGTCAAAACGCTTATTTCCTAA
- a CDS encoding N-acetylmuramoyl-L-alanine amidase: protein MKKNKIILGLSFLLLFTSIFPYYFSARPAHANGEPLYVNAEILYLREGPGLSYPILDTLKEGTEIISIEKQGDWHHVQVGQQEGWVASWLVKTASGQSDSSTEKTVISQVNSLNVRVAPSLSASALTKISSGTESKFLKQDQDWIQIQFGEITGWVFAEYVTVKEAKTEAPAAPSDNGQQEQSNEPIQQIDPNTFTINVNAVNIRKKPDLTAKKLGLATEGQQFKVVSRDHNWVEIEYEKGKKGWIYSFYGTFTKQLKQNPSSEKEDTKNFVTIIYNGTNLRESPSTSSNVVVIADAGHTYPIVESEGDWFKIAVNDRQTAYVANWVVSENNSQRTTSKNQTNEAAERKKGTLKGLTIVLDAGHGGNDRGTTGVRGTDEKDINIITAEMLRSKLQAAGADVIMTRESDIFVDLRKRVAVSHQAGADAFISIHYDANEDSSVSGFTTYYTNGYQQKLAEYVHEGLASKVNLKDRGPRFGNYLVLRENRQNAILLELGYLSNPSEERAITTDYYREQATLGIYQGLLNYFDDQLEQ, encoded by the coding sequence ATGAAAAAAAATAAAATAATATTAGGTTTATCATTTTTATTATTATTCACGTCGATTTTTCCGTATTATTTTTCCGCTCGTCCGGCTCATGCCAACGGGGAACCGTTATATGTAAACGCGGAAATTTTATATTTACGTGAAGGTCCGGGTCTATCCTATCCGATACTCGATACGTTAAAAGAGGGAACTGAGATTATTTCGATTGAAAAACAAGGTGACTGGCACCATGTTCAAGTCGGACAGCAGGAAGGATGGGTAGCGTCATGGCTTGTAAAAACAGCAAGCGGGCAATCAGACTCGTCAACTGAAAAAACAGTCATTTCTCAAGTAAACTCTTTAAATGTTCGTGTAGCCCCATCATTATCCGCTTCTGCACTGACAAAAATCTCTTCCGGAACGGAAAGCAAATTTTTAAAACAAGATCAGGATTGGATTCAGATTCAATTCGGCGAGATAACAGGTTGGGTATTTGCGGAATATGTCACAGTAAAAGAAGCAAAGACAGAAGCGCCGGCTGCCCCTTCTGATAATGGGCAACAGGAACAGTCAAATGAACCAATACAACAAATTGACCCCAATACATTTACCATTAACGTAAATGCTGTCAATATCCGAAAAAAACCTGATCTTACTGCAAAAAAATTAGGACTTGCCACTGAAGGACAACAATTCAAAGTTGTCAGCCGTGATCATAATTGGGTCGAAATAGAATATGAAAAAGGTAAAAAAGGTTGGATTTACAGTTTTTACGGAACATTTACAAAACAATTGAAACAAAATCCTTCATCTGAAAAAGAAGATACGAAAAACTTTGTTACGATTATTTATAACGGGACAAATTTAAGGGAATCCCCTTCGACTTCTTCAAATGTTGTTGTCATTGCAGATGCTGGCCATACATATCCGATAGTGGAAAGTGAAGGCGACTGGTTTAAAATCGCGGTAAATGATCGCCAAACCGCATATGTCGCAAACTGGGTTGTAAGTGAAAACAATTCACAACGAACTACATCCAAAAACCAAACAAATGAGGCAGCCGAACGTAAAAAAGGTACATTAAAGGGCTTAACAATTGTACTGGATGCCGGTCATGGCGGTAACGACCGTGGTACTACCGGTGTTCGCGGAACAGACGAAAAGGATATAAATATTATTACAGCAGAAATGCTCCGTTCCAAATTACAGGCAGCCGGTGCAGATGTTATCATGACACGTGAATCCGATATATTTGTCGACTTGCGAAAGCGTGTTGCAGTATCACATCAGGCAGGAGCCGATGCGTTTATCAGTATTCACTATGATGCAAACGAAGATAGTTCGGTGAGCGGTTTTACGACCTATTACACGAACGGTTATCAGCAAAAGCTTGCGGAATATGTTCATGAAGGATTGGCGTCGAAAGTTAACTTGAAGGATCGCGGTCCACGCTTCGGCAACTATTTAGTACTGCGTGAAAACCGTCAAAATGCTATATTACTTGAACTCGGCTATTTAAGTAATCCCTCTGAAGAAAGGGCCATTACGACAGACTATTACCGTGAACAAGCAACACTTGGCATTTATCAGGGGTTATTAAACTACTTCGACGACCAACTTGAACAATAA